One window of the Trifolium pratense cultivar HEN17-A07 linkage group LG2, ARS_RC_1.1, whole genome shotgun sequence genome contains the following:
- the LOC123903852 gene encoding protein ecdysoneless homolog, with amino-acid sequence MEFPPSSSAMLSHDTVFYALYPDSLTTTNTTTLQSLHLQILQTISPFTTDYIWQHQPFNLSLSIPPNPTCLCPSSSNLPHLHGHLRYGDNLDDEWFTVFLLFHISQHFPSLSIRLWDSDGEFLLIEAAFHLPRWLNPDTSDNRIFLRNGHIHIIPRNRLPSPSLMDSLNFLTTSESESRASESVQTAVMNRIKDYPNRAKKNMHTVRVRVPVSVARVLKHEPCLISLAVEGFYDRDIDTMKFAAKMEKFLEKGREDELVCISVKMSRAMYAQLVQQTFRAPKIYPELPGRDWKEEYAEAELGLKIACGLEMMYQQRKHDGVEGKGSTWEAFMQSLEKSGYFQGLLPGSSEYHRLMQNAQEYYRNTSLHSKASDLMSAPVRRIDEILALPDSVDEFKAQEVPPSDDDSWLYNGEEELNSALMERQKEMEFYDLKHKSKGKEKKGQTTGSNADEFDPSDVVKSMRAFVDTVSSYEGAEAPDDRNKEVDLDVDQFLKEMESVMKFPGEAANSNIEEGSSSDLDFDDSDESDGIESAEDNDEEDTFMQPYSDAMNEELKETTLQKSFVRADEQIPKKDEGTSHAAEDMDNDFSPVDVDVNLLKSLLDSFSSQQGLPGPASNLLGLMGVQFPQDAKKSK; translated from the exons ATGGAGTTTCCTCCTTCTTCCTCCGCCATGTTATCGCACGACACAGTTTTCTACGCCTTATACCCTGATTCCctcaccaccaccaacaccaccaCCCTCCAATCCCTCCACCTCCAAATCCTACAAACAATTTCTCCCTTCACCACTGACTACATCTGGCAACACCAACCCTTCAACCTTTCTCTCTCCATTCCCCCAAACCCTACCTGTCTCTGCCCTTCCTCCTCCAACCTCCCTCACCTCCACGGCCACCTCCGCTATGGCGACAATCTCGACGATGAATGGTTCACCGTCTTCCTCCTTTTCCACATCTCCCAACACTTCCCTTCCCTTTCCATCCGGCTTTGGGATTCCGACGGGGAGTTTCTCCTCATTGAAGCCGCCTTTCATCTTCCTCGTTGGCTCAATCCCGACACCTCCGACAACCGTATCTTCCTCCGTAACGGCCATATCCATATCATCCCTCGTAACCGTCTACCTTCCCCTTCCCTAATGGATTCACTCAACTTCCTAACAACCTCCGAGTCTGAATCGCGAGCCTCTGAATCGGTTCAGACCGCTGTTATGAATCGTATTAAGGATTACCCAAACCGTGCTAAGAAGAACATGCATACCGTTAGGGTTAGGGTTCCAGTGTCAGTTGCACGGGTTCTTAAGCACGAGCCATGCTTGATTTCGCTTGCGGTGGAAGGTTTCTACGACAGAGACATTGACACCATGAAATTTGCGGCGAAGATGGAGAAGTTTTTGGAAAAAGGGAGGGAGGATGAGTTGGTTTGCATTTCTGTGAAGATGTCTAGGGCTATGTATGCTCAGCTTGTTCAGCAAACATTTCGGGCTCCGAAGATTTACCCGGAGCTGCCAGGGAGAGACTGGAAGGAGGAGTATGCGGAGGCGGAGTTAGGGTTGAAGATTGCTTGTGGGTTGGAAATGATGTATCAGCAGCGGAAGCATGATGGGGTTGAAGGGAAGGGTTCTACTTGGGAAGCATTTATGCAAAGCTTAGAGAAAAGTGGTTACTTTCAAGGGCTGCTTCCGGGTTCCAGTGAGTATCATAGGTTGATGCAGAATGCTCAAGAGTATTATAGAAACACTTCTCTGCATTCCAAAGCCAG TGACTTGATGAGTGCTCCTGTTAGACGCATCGATGAAATTCTTGCTTTGCCTGATTCGGTGGACGAATTTAAAGCTCAGGAGGTTCCTCCATCTGATGATGATTCTTGGCTTTACAACGGAGAGGAAGAATTAAATTCTGCTCTCATGGAAAGACAAAAGGAGATGGAATTTTATGACTTAAAACACAAAAGTAAAGGGAAAGAGAAAAAGGGTCAAACTACCGGTTCAAATGCTGATGAGTTTGATCCTAGTGATGTGGTAAAAAGCATGCGGGCATTTGTTGACACGGTGTCAAGTTACGAGGGAGCTGAAGCTCCCGATGACAG GAATAAGGAAGTGGACCTTGATGTGGATCAATTTCTCAAAGAGATGGAATCAGTAATGAAGTTTCCAGGTGAAGCTGCCAACAGTAATATTGAAGAAGGGTCGTCATCTGACCTGGACTTCG ATGATTCTGATGAGAGTGATGGGATTGAATCTGCTGAGGATAATGATGAAGAGGATACTTTCATGCAGCCTTATTCTGATGCTATGAATGAAGAACTAAAGGAAACAACCCTTCAGAAAAGTTTTGTTCGAGCCGATGAACAAATTCCAAAGAAGGATGAG GGAACATCACATGCCGCAGAAGATATGGATAATGATTTTTCTCCTGTCGATGTGGatgtaaatttattaaaaagctTGCTTGATTCCTTTTCTTCCCAACAAGGGCTTCCCGGTCCTGCATCAAATTTGCTTGGGCTCATGGGGGTGCAGTTCCCGCAAGATGCTAAGAAGAGCAAGTGA
- the LOC123903853 gene encoding protein NETWORKED 2D-like, whose product MLQRAASNAYSWWWVSHIRTKQSKWMEQNLQDMEDKVQKAIKLIEEDGDSFAKRAEMYYKKRPELISFVEETYKAYRALAERYDHISTELQNANNTIASVFPDRVPFMDEEDDDGSLRTHRKLPEGFKTNIPKPPVKDLKSVVTAATKKFNNKKITNAAATSKVPKSGLSRKEALEEVDKLQKEILSLQTVKEYVKSSYDNSVAKYWETDEKIKELQEKVSVLQDELGEGIVIEDDEARRLMAEAALKSCQETLEQLQGKQEKSVDETKVESKRIEDIKAKLGSLMNEFQYDQSKSKNSRVKRDVKSIAERKDLEKDEGRSTQQKLDLHLLQEKVKVHFDASSNSSVAATEMAEKIDELVNKVIGLETSVSSQTALVNRLRTETDELQGHIRTLEDDKESLIKDKNKLNDQLREMEQKMLAVQDLNQTVEDQNSDLQIHFTEAHGNINRLSAEVQSVQSSEKVKVADSLQIQKNSSGQAESKHEPEGEVPLNQDNVLLNDVKKSEEEHNGLLEVAVNSNKEQPNEEIKVADSLQIQNNSSGQAESKHEPEGKVPLNQDNVLLNDVKKSEEEHNGLLEDAINSDKEQPNEEIKVADSLQIQKNSSGQAESKHEPEGKVPLNQDNVLLNDVKKSEKEHNDLLEDAVNSDDELKIANNLENEVTSDDKFKVIGSPQNGVHTENKLEVPSTSKIEGATEVENNPPKDLKEQEKTLNPGNSDGKDAAAMSTITTTENHSSESFEKLQGNDVEQGSSKTESTLEVDQKKHATTPDDEPDWRQMFLNGMQDREKALLNEYTNTLRNYKDVKKRLTEIENKNQDNHSDTCLKSQLNELKTSNSMKDQEIRILHQKLSLFQTTLEGNEDLADSTSSLPQEQEERDIEKLLKIDEPSSISAIEEKFRSSMDEILEENLTFWLKFSTTYAEIQRFETTIKDLQFEASKLDKKGKSSEGSGTSAQSLKSDARPIYKHLTEIQTEITIWLEKCALLKEELQRRFSSLCVIQEEITNALKSSAEDDDFRFTSYQAAKFQGEVLNMKQENNKVADELQTGLDIATSLSLEVEKSLVKLNDRFELSTSKRQESGNLRQSENRARVPLRSFIFGSKPKKQSIFSLMTPGIQKKLKAAKDQSHA is encoded by the exons ATGTTGCAAAGAGCAGCAAGCAATGCATATTCATGGTGGTGGGTTAGCCACATCAGAACAAAGCAATCAAAATGGATGGAGCAAAACCTTCAAG ATATGGAAGACAAGGTGCAAAAAGCTATAAAACTCATAGAGGAAGATGGAGACTCATTTGCAAAGAGAGCAGAAATGTATTACAAAAAGAGACCAGAGCTAATAAGCTTTGTCGAAGAAACATACAAGGCTTACCGAGCTTTAGCCGAACGATATGATCACATATCAACGGAGTTGCAGAATGCTAACAACACTATTGCTTCTGTCTTTCCGGATCGAGTCCCATTTATggatgaagaagatgacgatGGATCTCTGAGGACTCATAGAAAATTGCCCGAAGGGTTCAAAACAAACATTCCAAAGCCTCCCGTTAAAGATTTAAAAAGTGTTGTAACAGCAGCCACAAAGAAATTTAATAACAAAAAGATCACCAATGCTGCTGCTACTTCTAAAGTTCCTAAATCTGGATTGAGCAGAAAGGAAGCACTTGAAGAGGTTGACAAGCTACAGAAAGAGATTCTTTCTCTACAAACTGTGAAGGAGTACGTGAAAAGCTCTTACGATAACTCAGTTGCTAAGTATTGGGAAACCGATGAAAAGATCAAGGAATTACAAGAGAAAGTTTCTGTTCTACAAGATGAACTTGGAGAAGGTATAGTTATCGAAGACGATGAAGCGCGCCGTTTGATGGCAGAAGCTGCTCTTAAATCATGCCAAGAGACATTAGAACAATTGCaaggaaaacaggaaaaatcaGTTGATGAAACCAAAGTTGAATCCAAAAGGATAGAAGATATCAAGGCCAAATTAGGCTCTCTCATGAATGAGTTCCAATATGATCAGAGCAAATCCAAAAACTCAAGGGTCAAAAGAGATGTAAAAAGTATAGCAGAGAGAAAGGACTTGGAAAAAGATGAGGGTAGATCGACTCAACAGAAACTGGACTTGCACTTATTACAGGAGAAGGTTAAAGTACACTTTGACGCTAGCTCCAATTCGTCTGTTGCTGCGACAGAAATGGCGGAGAAGATTGATGAGCTTGTGAACAAAGTGATCGGTTTGGAAACTTCAGTTTCATCTCAGACTGCTCTAGTAAATAGATTGAGAACAGAAACTGATGAACTTCAAGGCCATATTCGAACTCTGGAAGATGATAAAGAAAGTCTGatcaaagataaaaataaattgaacgaTCAACTGAGAGAAATGGAACAAAAGATGCTCGCGGTACAAGACTTAAACCAAACTGTTGAAGATCAGAATAGCGATCTCCAAATCCATTTCACCGAAGCGCATGGTAATATTAATCGTCTCTCAGCGGAAGTCCAAAGTGTTCAGTCAAGTGAGAAGGTTAAGGTTGCAGATTCATTGCAGATACAAAAGAATTCATCAGGCCAGGCTGAATCAAAACATGAACCTGAAGGCGAAGTTCCATTGAATCAAGACAATGTCTTACTGAATGATGTAAAGAAGTCAGAAGAGGAACATAATGGTTTGTTAGAAGTTGCAGTAAATTCAAATAAGGAGCAGCCAAATGAGGAGATTAAGGTTGCAGATTCATTGCAGATACAAAATAATTCATCAGGCCAAGCTGAATCAAAACATGAACCTGAAGGCAAAGTTCCATTGAATCAAGACAATGTCTTACTGAATGATGTAAAGAAGTCAGAAGAGGAACATAATGGTTTGTTAGAAGATGCAATAAATTCAGATAAGGAGCAGCCAAATGAGGAGATTAAGGTTGCAGATTCACTGCAGATACAAAAGAATTCATCAGGTCAGGCTGAATCAAAACATGAACCTGAAGGGAAAGTTCCATTGAATCAAGACAATGTCTTACTGAATGATGTAAAGAAGTCCGAAAAGGAACATAATGATTTGTTAGAAGATGCAGTAAATTCAGATGACGAGCTTAAGATTGCCaataatttagaaaatgagGTAACATCAGATGACAAGTTCAAGGTAATTGGTTCACCACAAAATGGTGTACACACAGAAAATAAACTTGAGGTCCCTAGTACCTCAAAAATAGAAGGAGCAACCGAAGTGGAAAACAACCCTCCGAAAGACTTGAAAGAACAAGAGAAGACTCTTAATCCTGGAAATAGTGATGGAAAAGACGCGGCCGCTATGAGTACAATTACAACTACTGAAAATCATTCTTCAGAGAGTTTTGAGAAACTGCAAGGAAATGATGTGGAGCAAGGTTCGTCTAAGACAGAGAGTACTCTTGAAGTTGATCAAAAAAAGCATGCAACAACACCAGATGATGAACCTGATTGGCGACAAATGTTTTTGAATGGAATGCAAGATAGAGAAAAAGCTCTTCTAAATGAGTACACTAATACTCTTCGGAATTACAAAGATGTGAAGAAGAGGCTCACCGAAATAGAGAACAAAAATCAAGACAACCACTCGGATACTTGCTTGAAGTCACAGTTGAATGAACTGAAGACATCTAATTCCATGAAAGACCAAGAGATCAGAATTTTACATCAGAAACTTAGTCTTTTCCAGACAACCTTGGAGGGAAATGAGGACTTGGCTGACTCAACTTCATCTCTGCcacaagaacaagaagaacGTGACATCGAGAAACTTCTAAAAATTGATGAACCTTCATCTATATCAGCTATTGAAGAGAAGTTCAGATCCAGTATGGATGAAATTCTAGAAGAGAACTTAACTTTCTGGTTAAAATTCAGTACAACTTATGCCGAGATCCAGAGGTTTGAAACCACTATTAAAGATTTGCAATTCGAGGCATCAAAACTTGACAAAAAAGGGAAGTCTTCAGAAGGTAGTGGAACTTCAGCGCAATCTTTAAAATCAGATGCACGGCCGATTTACAAACACCTGACAGAGATCCAAACTGAAATAACAATCTGGTTGGAAAAATGCGCCTTGCTGAAAGAAGAACTACAACGTAGATTCTCGTCTTTATGTGTTATCCAAGAGGAGATAACAAATGCATTGAAATCCAGTGCTGAAGATGATGATTTCAGGTTCACGAGCTATCAAGCAGCCAAGTTCCAAGGTgaggttttgaacatgaaacaGGAAAACAATAAGGTTGCTGATGAACTTCAAACAGGTCTAGATATTGCAACATCTCTTTCACTTGAAGTTGAAAAGTCACTTGTAAAGTTGAATGATCGATTTGAATTATCAACTTCAAAGAGACAAGAAAGTGGAAACCTAAGACAGTCAGAAAATCGAGCCAGGGTTCCTCTCAGGTCATTTATCTTCGGCTCGAAACCAAAGAAACAATCCATATTCTCCCTCATGACCCCTGGAATACAAAAGAAGCTCAAGGCTGCCAAGGATCAGAGTCATGCATAA
- the LOC123903854 gene encoding uncharacterized protein LOC123903854 isoform X1, translated as MDLDKYINKYTNVSRGELEKLSACHFNTVSSESRSELMFECLVRRRHEKREREKKNGRAALRTRPLVQVLSVTVQPKKDSPLLIYGEICGEVYDSGAKQVHELYKRQPDAAEIVGTNTELSLIGQDYSSFPPRTLTPLSWINVKLYDGNDNLFAKRRFCLDEDQFENDYEEVKCRVISCIQGDITFKYIIIPFGVNCRISIKMFDRHLVNDHIDVNGKIVVRYGNTYGNCIDEECVIFDKQNFDFERVGFESKTRFLKIPRCWLATPAYAPFIVTLDLSEFGTSRKILNETIELLRGSTSGDSFFQEEMGLLIMVEAEWFEPDPFGVCKSPSLLEISTKDMEELDTDGEDESSDEESDDDLPSNSVLSWNLKPHCTWPSPAVEIFSVFIGREKSKAIQIHGSVEVLIDGEVKYYIFKREERDALRLQEHVNTAPILDGSRFFENFSSLGMKFDIKDVDGRLAVKGFVDWYAGVLGSNFYHEKQLCSSILGQNGFAAVHYSIFSDAVLANIKVYLNLKRGGVDVYPEVVSGSLITQYSCYDYSTRYNKDYYRIVLFKSDEDSVQISSNGTIPLSRSMVVVPTYSSLVVDVNLSFGDSSGQMLSCSEIMRFNINEDRKTLETTDYSLCMELSWCEIK; from the exons ATGGATTTAGATAAGTACATTAATAAATATACTAATGTTTCAAGAGGAGAGCTCGAGAAGTTGAGCGCTTGTCATTTTAATACGGTGAGCAGCGAGTCACGGAGCGAGTTAATGTTCGAGTGTCTTGTTAGGCGACGCCATGAGAAAAGggaaagagagaagaaaaatggGAGAGCAGCTCTTCGAACGCGGCCTTTAGTACAAGTGTTATCGGTGACTGTGCAACCAAAGAAGGATAGTCCGCTTCTTATCTACGGGGAGATTTGTGGTGAAGTTTATGATTCTGGAGCGAAGCAGGTCCATGAACTTTATAAACGTCAGCCTGATGCTGCTGAAATAGTTGGGACGAACACCGAGTTAAGTTTAATCGGTCAAGATTACTCAAGTTTCCCTCCACGTACACTTACACCATTAAGTTGGATAAATGTGAAGTTGTACGATGGAAATGATAATTTATTTGCAAAGCGGCGCTTTTGTTTGGATGAGGACCaatttgaaaatgattatgaaGAGGTCAAATGTAGGGTAATTTCTTGTATTCAAGGCGATATTACTTTTAAGTACATCATAATTCCATTTGGTGTTAATTGCCGCATAAGTATCAAAATGTTTGATAGACACTTAGTGAATGACCACATTGATGTCAACGGAAAAATTGTAGTTCGCTATGGCAATACATATGGAAATTGTATTGACGAAGAGTGTGTCATATTTGATAagcaaaattttgattttgaacgAGTCGGATTTGAAAGTAAGACAAGATTTTTAAAGATCCCTAGATGTTGGTTGGCTACACCTGCATACGCTCCTTTTATTGTCACTCTAGATTTATCAGAATTTGGAACAAGTAGAAAGATTCTTAATGAGACCATAGAGTTACTACGGGGATCAACGTCTGGAGATTCATTCTTTCAAGAAGAGATGGGTCTCCTTATTATGGTTGAGGCCGAATGGTTTGAACCTGACCCTTTTGGGGTATGTAag TCACCTAGCTTACTAGAAATCTCCACAAAAGACATGGAAGAGTTGGATACCGATGGAGAAGATGAg TCTTCTGATGAAGAATCTGATGATGATTTGCCATCCAACTCTGTGCTTTCATG GAATCTAAAACCTCATTGCACATGGCCATCTCCTGCTGTGGAGATATTCTCAGTCTTCATTGGTCGTGAAAAGTCCAAGGCTATACAAATCCATGGTTCTGTTGAAGTTTTAATTGATGGTGAAGTAAAGTATTACATATTCAAAAGAGAGGAAAGAGATGCTCTAAGATTACAAGAACATGTGAATACCGCACCTATCCTAGATGGCTCTCGATTTTTTGAGAATTTCAGTTCTTTAGGAATGAAATTTGATATAAAGGACGTTGATGGTCGTTTAGCCGTCAAAGGGTTTGTTGATTGGTATGCTGGGGTTCTTGGTTCTAATTTTTATCATGAGAAACAGCTATGTTCTTCTATTCTTGGTCAAAATGGATTCGCAGCTGTGCATTATTCCATCTTCTCTGACGCTGTTTTGGCTAACATTAAGGTTTACTTAAACCTCAAAAGGGGAGGTGTTGATGTGTATCCCGAGGTGGTCTCTGGGAGTCTCATAACTCAATATAGTTGTTATGACTATTCAACACGATATAACAAAGATTACTATCGGATCGTGTTGTTTAAGAGTGATGAAGATTCGGTTCAAATAAGTTCTAATGGGACAATACCACTTTCTAGGAGCATGGTTGTTGTGCCAACATATTCCTCTCTTGTTGTCGATGTGAACCTTTCATTTGGAGACTCCTCCGGCCAGATGCTATCATGTTCTGAAATCATGAGATTTAATATTAATGAAGATAGAAAAACCTTAGAAACAACTGATTATTCTCTTTGCATGGAGTTAAGTTGGTGTGAGATTAAGTAA
- the LOC123903854 gene encoding uncharacterized protein LOC123903854 isoform X2 encodes MDLDKYINKYTNVSRGELEKLSACHFNTVSSESRSELMFECLVRRRHEKREREKKNGRAALRTRPLVQVLSVTVQPKKDSPLLIYGEICGEVYDSGAKQVHELYKRQPDAAEIVGTNTELSLIGQDYSSFPPRTLTPLSWINVKLYDGNDNLFAKRRFCLDEDQFENDYEEVKCRVISCIQGDITFKYIIIPFGVNCRISIKMFDRHLVNDHIDVNGKIVVRYGNTYGNCIDEECVIFDKQNFDFERVGFESKTRFLKIPRCWLATPAYAPFIVTLDLSEFGTSRKILNETIELLRGSTSGDSFFQEEMGLLIMVEAEWFEPDPFGSPSLLEISTKDMEELDTDGEDESSDEESDDDLPSNSVLSWNLKPHCTWPSPAVEIFSVFIGREKSKAIQIHGSVEVLIDGEVKYYIFKREERDALRLQEHVNTAPILDGSRFFENFSSLGMKFDIKDVDGRLAVKGFVDWYAGVLGSNFYHEKQLCSSILGQNGFAAVHYSIFSDAVLANIKVYLNLKRGGVDVYPEVVSGSLITQYSCYDYSTRYNKDYYRIVLFKSDEDSVQISSNGTIPLSRSMVVVPTYSSLVVDVNLSFGDSSGQMLSCSEIMRFNINEDRKTLETTDYSLCMELSWCEIK; translated from the exons ATGGATTTAGATAAGTACATTAATAAATATACTAATGTTTCAAGAGGAGAGCTCGAGAAGTTGAGCGCTTGTCATTTTAATACGGTGAGCAGCGAGTCACGGAGCGAGTTAATGTTCGAGTGTCTTGTTAGGCGACGCCATGAGAAAAGggaaagagagaagaaaaatggGAGAGCAGCTCTTCGAACGCGGCCTTTAGTACAAGTGTTATCGGTGACTGTGCAACCAAAGAAGGATAGTCCGCTTCTTATCTACGGGGAGATTTGTGGTGAAGTTTATGATTCTGGAGCGAAGCAGGTCCATGAACTTTATAAACGTCAGCCTGATGCTGCTGAAATAGTTGGGACGAACACCGAGTTAAGTTTAATCGGTCAAGATTACTCAAGTTTCCCTCCACGTACACTTACACCATTAAGTTGGATAAATGTGAAGTTGTACGATGGAAATGATAATTTATTTGCAAAGCGGCGCTTTTGTTTGGATGAGGACCaatttgaaaatgattatgaaGAGGTCAAATGTAGGGTAATTTCTTGTATTCAAGGCGATATTACTTTTAAGTACATCATAATTCCATTTGGTGTTAATTGCCGCATAAGTATCAAAATGTTTGATAGACACTTAGTGAATGACCACATTGATGTCAACGGAAAAATTGTAGTTCGCTATGGCAATACATATGGAAATTGTATTGACGAAGAGTGTGTCATATTTGATAagcaaaattttgattttgaacgAGTCGGATTTGAAAGTAAGACAAGATTTTTAAAGATCCCTAGATGTTGGTTGGCTACACCTGCATACGCTCCTTTTATTGTCACTCTAGATTTATCAGAATTTGGAACAAGTAGAAAGATTCTTAATGAGACCATAGAGTTACTACGGGGATCAACGTCTGGAGATTCATTCTTTCAAGAAGAGATGGGTCTCCTTATTATGGTTGAGGCCGAATGGTTTGAACCTGACCCTTTTGGG TCACCTAGCTTACTAGAAATCTCCACAAAAGACATGGAAGAGTTGGATACCGATGGAGAAGATGAg TCTTCTGATGAAGAATCTGATGATGATTTGCCATCCAACTCTGTGCTTTCATG GAATCTAAAACCTCATTGCACATGGCCATCTCCTGCTGTGGAGATATTCTCAGTCTTCATTGGTCGTGAAAAGTCCAAGGCTATACAAATCCATGGTTCTGTTGAAGTTTTAATTGATGGTGAAGTAAAGTATTACATATTCAAAAGAGAGGAAAGAGATGCTCTAAGATTACAAGAACATGTGAATACCGCACCTATCCTAGATGGCTCTCGATTTTTTGAGAATTTCAGTTCTTTAGGAATGAAATTTGATATAAAGGACGTTGATGGTCGTTTAGCCGTCAAAGGGTTTGTTGATTGGTATGCTGGGGTTCTTGGTTCTAATTTTTATCATGAGAAACAGCTATGTTCTTCTATTCTTGGTCAAAATGGATTCGCAGCTGTGCATTATTCCATCTTCTCTGACGCTGTTTTGGCTAACATTAAGGTTTACTTAAACCTCAAAAGGGGAGGTGTTGATGTGTATCCCGAGGTGGTCTCTGGGAGTCTCATAACTCAATATAGTTGTTATGACTATTCAACACGATATAACAAAGATTACTATCGGATCGTGTTGTTTAAGAGTGATGAAGATTCGGTTCAAATAAGTTCTAATGGGACAATACCACTTTCTAGGAGCATGGTTGTTGTGCCAACATATTCCTCTCTTGTTGTCGATGTGAACCTTTCATTTGGAGACTCCTCCGGCCAGATGCTATCATGTTCTGAAATCATGAGATTTAATATTAATGAAGATAGAAAAACCTTAGAAACAACTGATTATTCTCTTTGCATGGAGTTAAGTTGGTGTGAGATTAAGTAA
- the LOC123903854 gene encoding uncharacterized protein LOC123903854 isoform X3: MDLDKYINKYTNVSRGELEKLSACHFNTVSSESRSELMFECLVRRRHEKREREKKNGRAALRTRPLVQVLSVTVQPKKDSPLLIYGEICGEVYDSGAKQVHELYKRQPDAAEIVGTNTELSLIGQDYSSFPPRTLTPLSWINVKLYDGNDNLFAKRRFCLDEDQFENDYEEVKCRVISCIQGDITFKYIIIPFGVNCRISIKMFDRHLVNDHIDVNGKIVVRYGNTYGNCIDEECVIFDKQNFDFERVGFESKTRFLKIPRCWLATPAYAPFIVTLDLSEFGTSRKILNETIELLRGSTSGDSFFQEEMGLLIMVEAEWFEPDPFGVCKSPSLLEISTKDMEELDTDGEDESSDEESDDDLPSNSVLSWSSPAVEIFSVFIGREKSKAIQIHGSVEVLIDGEVKYYIFKREERDALRLQEHVNTAPILDGSRFFENFSSLGMKFDIKDVDGRLAVKGFVDWYAGVLGSNFYHEKQLCSSILGQNGFAAVHYSIFSDAVLANIKVYLNLKRGGVDVYPEVVSGSLITQYSCYDYSTRYNKDYYRIVLFKSDEDSVQISSNGTIPLSRSMVVVPTYSSLVVDVNLSFGDSSGQMLSCSEIMRFNINEDRKTLETTDYSLCMELSWCEIK, translated from the exons ATGGATTTAGATAAGTACATTAATAAATATACTAATGTTTCAAGAGGAGAGCTCGAGAAGTTGAGCGCTTGTCATTTTAATACGGTGAGCAGCGAGTCACGGAGCGAGTTAATGTTCGAGTGTCTTGTTAGGCGACGCCATGAGAAAAGggaaagagagaagaaaaatggGAGAGCAGCTCTTCGAACGCGGCCTTTAGTACAAGTGTTATCGGTGACTGTGCAACCAAAGAAGGATAGTCCGCTTCTTATCTACGGGGAGATTTGTGGTGAAGTTTATGATTCTGGAGCGAAGCAGGTCCATGAACTTTATAAACGTCAGCCTGATGCTGCTGAAATAGTTGGGACGAACACCGAGTTAAGTTTAATCGGTCAAGATTACTCAAGTTTCCCTCCACGTACACTTACACCATTAAGTTGGATAAATGTGAAGTTGTACGATGGAAATGATAATTTATTTGCAAAGCGGCGCTTTTGTTTGGATGAGGACCaatttgaaaatgattatgaaGAGGTCAAATGTAGGGTAATTTCTTGTATTCAAGGCGATATTACTTTTAAGTACATCATAATTCCATTTGGTGTTAATTGCCGCATAAGTATCAAAATGTTTGATAGACACTTAGTGAATGACCACATTGATGTCAACGGAAAAATTGTAGTTCGCTATGGCAATACATATGGAAATTGTATTGACGAAGAGTGTGTCATATTTGATAagcaaaattttgattttgaacgAGTCGGATTTGAAAGTAAGACAAGATTTTTAAAGATCCCTAGATGTTGGTTGGCTACACCTGCATACGCTCCTTTTATTGTCACTCTAGATTTATCAGAATTTGGAACAAGTAGAAAGATTCTTAATGAGACCATAGAGTTACTACGGGGATCAACGTCTGGAGATTCATTCTTTCAAGAAGAGATGGGTCTCCTTATTATGGTTGAGGCCGAATGGTTTGAACCTGACCCTTTTGGGGTATGTAag TCACCTAGCTTACTAGAAATCTCCACAAAAGACATGGAAGAGTTGGATACCGATGGAGAAGATGAg TCTTCTGATGAAGAATCTGATGATGATTTGCCATCCAACTCTGTGCTTTCATGGT CATCTCCTGCTGTGGAGATATTCTCAGTCTTCATTGGTCGTGAAAAGTCCAAGGCTATACAAATCCATGGTTCTGTTGAAGTTTTAATTGATGGTGAAGTAAAGTATTACATATTCAAAAGAGAGGAAAGAGATGCTCTAAGATTACAAGAACATGTGAATACCGCACCTATCCTAGATGGCTCTCGATTTTTTGAGAATTTCAGTTCTTTAGGAATGAAATTTGATATAAAGGACGTTGATGGTCGTTTAGCCGTCAAAGGGTTTGTTGATTGGTATGCTGGGGTTCTTGGTTCTAATTTTTATCATGAGAAACAGCTATGTTCTTCTATTCTTGGTCAAAATGGATTCGCAGCTGTGCATTATTCCATCTTCTCTGACGCTGTTTTGGCTAACATTAAGGTTTACTTAAACCTCAAAAGGGGAGGTGTTGATGTGTATCCCGAGGTGGTCTCTGGGAGTCTCATAACTCAATATAGTTGTTATGACTATTCAACACGATATAACAAAGATTACTATCGGATCGTGTTGTTTAAGAGTGATGAAGATTCGGTTCAAATAAGTTCTAATGGGACAATACCACTTTCTAGGAGCATGGTTGTTGTGCCAACATATTCCTCTCTTGTTGTCGATGTGAACCTTTCATTTGGAGACTCCTCCGGCCAGATGCTATCATGTTCTGAAATCATGAGATTTAATATTAATGAAGATAGAAAAACCTTAGAAACAACTGATTATTCTCTTTGCATGGAGTTAAGTTGGTGTGAGATTAAGTAA